From a region of the Comamonadaceae bacterium OTU4NAUVB1 genome:
- a CDS encoding TolC family protein, translating into MKPAFRLSALAAVVLTLTGCASVSIDDALKETNARSEPFTQGKVELSRTKAQRDQRAALTNELLSRPLTQSDAVQVALANSPSLQALIAQSAVNLALANQVGRLPNPILSFERVRLNDELELGRLLSFGLVDILLLPQRLGLSRSQAEQAKIQLTGVVIDQVTQVKQAWVRAVAAQQALSYAEQVNRSAQASAQLARRMQLVGNFSKLQRARQQVFYADATTDLALALHAVTATREDLVRILGLDEAQATRLTLPARLPDLPKAPRDPQEVSKTAAQQRLDVQLARSQLDLVGRAQGFNLLGTFIDVEVGARRDTVFDNAEGTQSTGRGFELDIRLPLFDWGGARRDLFSAQTLAAANRYDATVRGASSQLREGYSAYRTSYDVARHYRDEIVPLRQAIADENMLRYNGMFIGVFELLAEARAQVTSVRRAIDAQHQFWLADASLAAAVIGRPGGAVPAMASGAAPAPAAAAAGAAH; encoded by the coding sequence ATGAAGCCGGCCTTCCGCCTAAGCGCCCTGGCAGCGGTCGTCCTGACCCTGACCGGCTGCGCCTCCGTCAGCATCGATGACGCCCTGAAGGAAACCAACGCCCGTTCCGAGCCGTTCACCCAGGGCAAGGTCGAGCTCAGCCGCACGAAAGCGCAGCGCGACCAGCGCGCCGCCCTGACGAACGAGTTGCTGTCGCGACCCTTGACGCAAAGCGACGCTGTGCAGGTGGCCCTGGCCAACAGTCCGTCGCTCCAGGCCTTGATTGCGCAGAGCGCAGTCAACCTCGCCCTCGCCAACCAAGTCGGCCGCCTGCCCAACCCGATCTTGTCGTTCGAGCGCGTGCGCCTAAATGACGAACTCGAACTGGGCCGCTTGCTGTCCTTCGGGCTGGTGGACATCCTCTTGTTGCCGCAGCGCCTGGGCCTCTCCCGCAGCCAAGCCGAGCAGGCCAAGATCCAGCTGACGGGCGTCGTGATCGATCAGGTCACCCAGGTCAAGCAGGCCTGGGTGCGCGCGGTGGCCGCCCAGCAGGCGCTCTCGTACGCCGAGCAGGTCAACCGCTCGGCACAGGCCAGCGCGCAACTGGCGCGTCGGATGCAGCTGGTGGGCAACTTCAGCAAGCTCCAGCGCGCCCGCCAGCAGGTGTTCTACGCGGACGCCACGACCGATCTGGCCCTCGCACTCCATGCTGTGACCGCCACGCGCGAGGACCTGGTGCGCATCCTGGGTCTGGACGAGGCTCAGGCCACGCGCCTGACCCTGCCCGCGCGCCTGCCCGATCTGCCCAAGGCGCCGCGCGATCCGCAGGAGGTGTCGAAGACCGCCGCGCAGCAGCGCCTCGATGTGCAACTCGCCCGCAGCCAGTTGGACCTCGTGGGCCGCGCGCAGGGCTTCAACCTGCTGGGCACCTTCATCGATGTGGAAGTGGGTGCGCGGCGCGACACCGTCTTCGACAACGCCGAGGGCACCCAGAGCACGGGTCGTGGCTTCGAGCTCGACATCCGGCTGCCGCTGTTCGACTGGGGGGGTGCCCGGCGCGACCTCTTCAGCGCTCAGACGCTGGCCGCGGCCAACCGCTACGACGCGACAGTGCGCGGTGCGTCCTCACAACTGCGCGAGGGCTACTCGGCCTATCGCACGTCCTATGACGTGGCGCGCCACTACCGCGACGAGATCGTGCCGCTGCGCCAGGCCATCGCCGACGAAAACATGCTTCGCTACAACGGCATGTTCATCGGCGTCTTCGAGTTGCTGGCCGAAGCGCGCGCCCAGGTCACGAGCGTGCGCCGTGCCATCGACGCCCAGCACCAGTTTTGGCTCGCCGACGCCTCGCTCGCTGCGGCCGTCATCGGCCGCCCGGGTGGCGCGGTCCCTGCCATGGCCTCTGGCGCGGCGCCTGCACCGGCTGCCGCTGCCGCTGGCGCCGCCCATTGA
- a CDS encoding anti-sigma factor, with translation MDSPPLKPISTDGIKPVTEADLHAYADHLLDPTRHVEIDAFLDAHPTERERVDDWRAQNLALKQFLDPVLSEPLPLRLPLKPAPGAGWQEWPWRSLAAGVAIAVVSTGSAWWGRGAYDGQLQRSATLAAARAGTLNGFAHRAAVAHVVYSPDVRRPVEVGADQEQALVTWLTKRMGTEVKPPDLRALGYELIGGRLLPGDKGPVAQFMFEGAKGERLTLYVTREDAGRETAFKFGQDGPVNVFYWVDKDFGYAISSGDSKSEMLRVAEAVYSQLEGRR, from the coding sequence ATGGACTCTCCCCCACTCAAACCCATTTCCACCGACGGCATCAAGCCGGTGACCGAAGCCGATCTGCATGCTTACGCGGACCACCTTCTGGACCCGACCCGGCATGTCGAAATCGATGCATTCCTGGATGCGCATCCGACCGAACGCGAGCGCGTAGACGATTGGCGTGCCCAAAACCTGGCGCTCAAGCAGTTCCTCGATCCGGTCCTGTCCGAGCCCTTGCCACTGCGCCTGCCGCTGAAGCCGGCGCCGGGGGCGGGCTGGCAGGAATGGCCGTGGCGCTCCCTGGCAGCCGGCGTGGCGATCGCGGTCGTCAGCACCGGGTCGGCCTGGTGGGGCCGTGGCGCCTACGACGGGCAACTGCAGCGCAGTGCCACGCTGGCCGCGGCGCGGGCGGGCACGCTCAATGGTTTTGCCCACCGCGCGGCCGTGGCACACGTGGTCTACAGCCCGGACGTGCGTCGTCCGGTCGAGGTCGGCGCCGACCAGGAGCAGGCGCTCGTCACCTGGCTGACCAAGCGCATGGGCACCGAAGTAAAGCCGCCCGACCTGCGCGCCCTGGGCTACGAGCTCATCGGCGGGCGGCTGCTGCCGGGCGACAAGGGGCCGGTGGCGCAGTTCATGTTCGAAGGCGCGAAGGGTGAACGTCTGACGCTGTACGTCACTCGCGAGGATGCCGGACGCGAGACGGCCTTCAAGTTCGGCCAGGACGGCCCAGTCAATGTCTTCTACTGGGTCGACAAGGATTTCGGCTACGCCATCTCGTCGGGCGACAGCAAATCTGAAATGCTGCGGGTCGCCGAAGCGGTCTACAGCCAGCTCGAAGGGCGTAGATAG
- a CDS encoding histidine kinase famiy protein, translated as MTSSFEKPPIKDSKVAGVSVADSGAYAISGHREDIFFAAIETTRMPMIVTDPHQSDNPIVFANRAFLSTTGYAMEDVMGRNCRFLQGPDTDLSTVAEVRAAIKDRHETNVEILNYRKDGTSFWNALYISPIFDENKELVYFFASQLDVSRRRDMEDALGQAQKMEALGQLTGGIAHDFNNLLQVMSGHLDLLEFRKKAGSMTDAALERGLSSIRSSIVKTSTLTQQMLAFSRKQRLEGRMVNLNSLVGDLTDLVKETLGDRIELHKELVGDLGNCQLDSTQLETALLNILVNARDAMPEGGKITLKTRNIEVDARDAQSFAGLPPGQYVALVVADTGEGIHPDIIKRVMDPFFTTKEEGKGTGLGLSMVYGFAKQSGGMADIYSELGIGTTVRMYFPRSGRVMQPVEQVVQRPADQGGKETILVVDDRPEVAGTARDMLESLGYTVHVAGSAQEALTLQRDQQDQWTPDLLFSDLIMPGGMNGFGLARELRGRLPSVQVLLTTGYAGASDGIDADENSEFEILKKPYRFADLARRVRGVLDRRALAL; from the coding sequence ATGACGTCTTCCTTCGAAAAACCGCCCATCAAGGACTCCAAGGTCGCCGGTGTCTCAGTGGCCGACTCTGGCGCTTACGCCATCTCCGGACACCGAGAAGACATTTTCTTCGCTGCAATCGAGACGACCCGCATGCCGATGATCGTCACGGACCCCCATCAGAGCGATAACCCAATCGTCTTCGCCAATCGTGCGTTCCTCTCGACCACTGGGTATGCGATGGAAGACGTGATGGGACGCAACTGCCGGTTCCTTCAGGGACCGGACACGGATCTTTCCACTGTGGCCGAGGTGCGTGCCGCTATCAAGGACCGCCACGAGACCAATGTTGAGATCCTGAACTACCGCAAAGACGGCACGAGCTTCTGGAATGCCCTCTACATCTCGCCCATCTTCGATGAGAACAAGGAGCTCGTGTACTTCTTTGCCTCGCAGCTCGACGTGAGCCGCCGGCGAGACATGGAGGATGCCTTGGGTCAGGCGCAGAAGATGGAAGCCCTGGGTCAGTTGACCGGCGGCATCGCGCACGACTTCAACAACCTGCTGCAGGTGATGTCCGGGCACCTGGACTTGTTGGAATTCAGGAAAAAGGCGGGTTCGATGACCGATGCCGCCTTGGAGCGCGGCCTGAGCAGCATCCGCAGCTCGATCGTGAAGACCTCGACCCTCACCCAGCAGATGCTGGCCTTTTCCCGCAAGCAGCGCCTCGAAGGCCGGATGGTCAACCTCAACAGCTTGGTGGGCGATCTGACCGACCTCGTCAAGGAGACGCTGGGGGACAGGATCGAGCTACACAAAGAACTCGTTGGTGACTTGGGCAACTGCCAGCTGGACAGCACGCAACTGGAAACAGCCCTGCTTAACATCCTGGTCAACGCCCGCGATGCGATGCCTGAGGGCGGGAAAATCACCCTCAAGACGCGCAACATCGAGGTGGATGCACGGGACGCGCAGTCTTTTGCAGGCTTGCCGCCCGGCCAGTACGTGGCGCTGGTCGTGGCCGACACCGGCGAAGGCATTCACCCGGACATCATCAAGCGGGTCATGGACCCCTTTTTCACGACCAAGGAAGAAGGCAAGGGCACCGGGTTGGGCCTGTCGATGGTCTACGGCTTCGCCAAGCAATCCGGCGGCATGGCCGACATCTATTCAGAATTGGGCATCGGCACGACCGTGCGAATGTACTTTCCACGTTCGGGTCGTGTCATGCAGCCGGTCGAGCAGGTGGTTCAGCGACCTGCGGATCAGGGGGGAAAGGAGACGATCCTGGTGGTGGACGATCGCCCGGAAGTCGCGGGCACGGCGCGGGACATGCTCGAGAGCCTGGGCTACACGGTGCATGTGGCGGGCAGCGCCCAAGAAGCACTGACCCTTCAGCGCGATCAGCAAGACCAATGGACGCCGGACCTGCTTTTTTCCGACCTCATCATGCCCGGCGGCATGAACGGCTTCGGCTTGGCGCGTGAGCTGCGTGGGCGGTTGCCCAGTGTCCAGGTCCTACTGACCACGGGCTATGCGGGTGCCTCGGACGGCATCGACGCAGATGAGAACTCCGAGTTTGAAATCCTGAAGAAACCTTACCGGTTCGCTGATCTGGCGCGACGCGTGCGCGGCGTCTTGGACAGGCGTGCGCTCGCACTGTAA
- a CDS encoding DUF305 domain-containing protein, translated as MKLTFNARLTQRSSNFLLKAVCAFSLLGTLAAPLAVQAQPAKAEAPMAGHAMPAGGMNHGGDMKAMMKGMNDKMAGMTMTGNHDVDFAQMMRIHHQGAIDMAEMELKNGEDASMRKMAQEVIKTQKKEIATIDRFLTKNGSPAKGS; from the coding sequence ATGAAACTCACTTTCAACGCTCGCCTAACCCAGCGTTCTAGCAATTTTCTGCTGAAGGCGGTCTGTGCGTTCAGCTTGCTTGGCACGCTGGCGGCGCCGCTGGCCGTGCAGGCTCAGCCTGCGAAGGCAGAAGCTCCCATGGCCGGTCACGCCATGCCCGCGGGGGGCATGAACCACGGCGGTGACATGAAGGCGATGATGAAAGGCATGAACGACAAGATGGCTGGCATGACCATGACGGGCAATCACGATGTGGACTTTGCCCAGATGATGCGCATTCACCATCAAGGCGCCATCGACATGGCGGAGATGGAACTGAAAAATGGCGAGGACGCTTCGATGCGGAAAATGGCGCAAGAGGTCATCAAAACGCAGAAAAAGGAAATAGCTACCATCGATCGTTTTTTGACTAAAAATGGCTCGCCTGCCAAGGGTTCTTAA
- a CDS encoding helix-turn-helix domain-containing protein codes for MPPVRVAVLAFEGVSLFHLSVPSMVFGVTPAPAGFPPYEVRYCAPTPGRVRCDQGMEIEVPSGLDAMVDADVVIVPAWDHPENAAPAVLSEALRKAHARGAQVVGLCLGAFVLGDAGLLDGRRATTHWACRELFATRFPRTDFLRDVLYVDDGNVITSAGTVAAIDCCLNLVRQRHGADVANRVARMLVTPPHRQGGQAQYIEQPVPALPSENRLPGVLEWARSHLSEPLSLDTLADVARMSRRTFTRRFREATGTTVVKWLAAERIARAQQLLETTDFPIERVATEVGFGTALSLRQLFASHLQTSPSAYRKLFCIDRQNALEVAHEA; via the coding sequence ATGCCACCCGTCCGCGTCGCCGTGCTTGCCTTCGAGGGCGTCAGCCTGTTTCACCTCTCGGTGCCCAGCATGGTGTTCGGAGTGACGCCGGCACCCGCGGGCTTCCCGCCGTACGAAGTGCGCTACTGCGCACCGACGCCCGGTCGTGTGCGCTGTGACCAGGGCATGGAGATCGAGGTGCCCAGCGGCCTGGATGCCATGGTCGATGCCGACGTCGTCATCGTTCCGGCCTGGGACCATCCTGAGAACGCTGCGCCCGCAGTGCTGAGCGAGGCCTTGCGAAAGGCCCATGCGCGCGGCGCGCAGGTGGTCGGTCTGTGCCTGGGCGCTTTCGTGCTGGGCGATGCCGGCTTGCTCGACGGGCGCCGAGCGACCACCCACTGGGCTTGTCGCGAACTCTTCGCCACGCGCTTTCCGCGGACCGACTTTCTTCGCGATGTGCTCTACGTGGACGATGGCAACGTCATCACATCGGCCGGGACGGTTGCGGCGATCGATTGCTGCCTGAACCTCGTGCGTCAGCGCCACGGCGCCGACGTCGCCAACCGCGTCGCGCGGATGCTGGTGACACCGCCTCATCGCCAGGGCGGCCAGGCCCAGTACATCGAGCAGCCGGTGCCTGCGCTGCCGAGCGAAAACCGCTTGCCCGGCGTGCTGGAATGGGCACGCAGCCACTTGTCTGAACCGCTGTCGCTGGACACCCTGGCTGACGTCGCGCGGATGAGCCGACGCACCTTCACGCGACGTTTTCGCGAGGCGACGGGCACCACCGTGGTCAAGTGGCTGGCTGCGGAGCGCATCGCGCGGGCGCAGCAGTTGCTGGAAACCACCGACTTCCCGATCGAGCGCGTGGCCACCGAAGTCGGGTTCGGCACCGCCCTCTCGCTGCGCCAGCTGTTCGCCAGCCATCTCCAGACTTCGCCCTCTGCCTATCGAAAGCTTTTTTGCATCGATCGGCAAAACGCTCTAGAAGTAGCACACGAAGCATAG
- a CDS encoding DUF2254 domain-containing protein: protein MLKKSIGKVWGFLSGRFWIIPGLMVIAGIVGAIGSIEIDRSGLLPDALLRGRWLYNGGGTGARTLLGAVASSTIGVAGTVFSITIAALSLAAGQMGPRLLRNFTHDRGNQVTLGAFLATFSYALMVLRSVRTQDEGTFVPHLSLSVSIVLAFGCVGMLVYFVGHMASRINVDTVIDLVSQDVRAAILRLTTIERPAAASDDVDWHTARPVFDARRGYLEHLDQAALARWAADQKTPIKLLIRPGDHAFPGAPIALAKPPAGDDGTLDDVSGAIRAVTGMSSERTSTDDLEYTIRQLVEVAVRALSPGINDPHTAISVLDRLGVALCDLVGRHLPHGLWTEAGTVCLVVPRVSYDGLTDAMFHMIRQNAAGSTAVLTRLIDVLTAVASCEPRQDRHAALSRHVALVADDARRDVKNTSDLKDVLERVNRFEKVRRGCFDA from the coding sequence GTGCTTAAGAAGTCGATCGGCAAGGTCTGGGGATTCCTGAGCGGTCGCTTCTGGATCATTCCCGGGCTGATGGTGATCGCGGGGATCGTAGGCGCCATCGGCTCGATCGAGATCGATCGCAGCGGCCTCTTGCCGGATGCCTTGCTCCGCGGGCGCTGGCTCTACAACGGCGGTGGGACCGGAGCCCGTACCCTGCTCGGCGCTGTGGCGTCGTCCACCATCGGCGTGGCGGGCACGGTCTTCTCGATCACCATCGCCGCCCTGTCACTGGCGGCCGGCCAGATGGGTCCCAGGCTGCTGCGCAACTTCACGCACGACCGCGGCAACCAGGTGACCCTGGGCGCCTTTCTCGCCACCTTCTCCTATGCCCTGATGGTGCTGCGCAGTGTCAGGACCCAAGACGAGGGCACCTTCGTTCCGCACCTGTCGCTGTCCGTGAGCATCGTGCTGGCGTTCGGGTGCGTGGGCATGCTGGTGTATTTCGTCGGGCACATGGCCAGCCGGATCAACGTGGACACGGTCATCGATCTGGTCAGCCAGGACGTGCGCGCTGCCATCCTCCGGCTGACCACCATCGAGCGGCCCGCTGCCGCTTCCGATGACGTCGACTGGCACACGGCGAGGCCGGTCTTCGATGCGCGGCGTGGTTACCTCGAGCATCTAGATCAGGCAGCGTTGGCCCGCTGGGCTGCGGATCAAAAGACGCCGATCAAACTGCTGATCAGGCCCGGCGACCATGCGTTCCCGGGTGCGCCCATCGCCCTCGCCAAGCCGCCTGCCGGAGATGACGGAACGCTCGATGACGTCAGTGGTGCGATCCGTGCCGTGACGGGCATGAGCAGCGAACGCACCAGCACCGATGACCTCGAGTACACCATTCGCCAACTTGTCGAAGTTGCGGTGCGTGCGTTGTCGCCCGGGATCAACGATCCCCATACCGCCATCAGCGTGCTCGACCGGCTGGGCGTCGCGTTGTGCGACCTCGTGGGCCGTCACCTGCCCCATGGCCTCTGGACGGAAGCCGGCACAGTCTGTCTGGTCGTCCCGAGGGTGAGCTACGACGGTCTGACCGATGCGATGTTCCACATGATCCGCCAGAACGCGGCCGGCAGCACGGCCGTCTTGACCCGCCTGATCGATGTGCTGACCGCGGTGGCGTCCTGCGAGCCGCGCCAGGATCGCCACGCGGCGTTGTCCCGGCACGTTGCACTGGTGGCAGACGATGCCCGGCGCGACGTCAAGAACACGTCGGACCTAAAAGACGTCCTCGAGCGCGTCAATCGCTTCGAGAAAGTGCGTCGAGGCTGTTTTGACGCCTGA
- a CDS encoding DUF305 domain-containing protein, producing MSLCPPALTLPTVRWQAGCCRTLVQRMVERSSTGGCFLRAATIGLLVSGSALTQAADMHVHGMPANGAAPPSFVASTAKPFDALMGDAMAVMDHGMRNAPMNGQPAHDFMTMMIPHHRGAIDMAKSILLNTQDPEVRNLAQGIITEQANEIRVMQAWLARQTTPTK from the coding sequence TTGAGCCTTTGTCCTCCTGCACTCACGCTGCCCACCGTTCGTTGGCAAGCAGGTTGCTGTCGCACGCTCGTGCAGCGCATGGTCGAACGAAGCTCCACAGGAGGCTGCTTCCTTCGCGCGGCCACCATTGGGTTGCTGGTTTCAGGAAGCGCATTGACGCAGGCCGCCGATATGCACGTCCATGGCATGCCTGCCAACGGCGCGGCACCTCCAAGCTTCGTGGCCAGCACAGCCAAGCCCTTCGATGCGTTAATGGGTGATGCCATGGCCGTCATGGATCACGGCATGCGCAACGCGCCCATGAACGGTCAGCCTGCGCACGACTTCATGACCATGATGATTCCCCATCACCGGGGTGCCATCGACATGGCCAAATCGATCCTGCTCAACACCCAGGATCCCGAAGTGCGCAATCTTGCGCAGGGAATCATCACCGAGCAGGCCAACGAAATCCGGGTGATGCAGGCTTGGCTCGCGCGTCAAACAACGCCTACCAAGTAA
- a CDS encoding mechanosensitive ion channel family protein, whose translation MEILGIDWVGINPENGRKLLLSVIFIATVLLVSKAIKALFGKVTTGTHDPGVQGRFWMRQGVSLLSAVVLILGLLSIWFNDPARLATAFGLMSAGLAFALQQVITALAGYFVILRGSTFTVGDRISMGGVRGDVMRLGFIQTTIMEMGQPPSVQAADPAMWVKSRQFTGRIVTVSNSRIFSEPVFNYTREFPYLWEEMTIPITFKEKRDLVEQILLTSASRHGIDVAQIPSEESARIQADFGLGLEDMRPQVYFRITDNWLELTVRFLVGTHSIRSAKDAMSREIVERFETEGIGIASATYDIVGFPPIEIRRERARA comes from the coding sequence ATGGAAATACTGGGAATCGACTGGGTCGGCATCAATCCCGAAAACGGGCGAAAGCTGCTGCTCTCGGTGATCTTCATCGCGACCGTCCTGCTCGTGAGCAAGGCGATCAAGGCCCTGTTCGGCAAGGTCACCACGGGCACCCACGATCCCGGAGTGCAGGGGCGGTTCTGGATGCGACAGGGCGTCAGTCTCCTGAGCGCCGTGGTCCTGATCCTGGGATTGCTGTCCATCTGGTTCAACGATCCCGCGCGGCTCGCCACCGCCTTTGGCCTCATGTCGGCCGGTCTCGCCTTCGCACTGCAGCAGGTCATCACGGCCCTGGCGGGCTACTTCGTCATCCTGAGGGGTTCGACCTTCACCGTCGGCGACCGCATCTCCATGGGCGGCGTGCGGGGGGACGTGATGCGCCTGGGCTTCATCCAGACCACCATCATGGAGATGGGCCAGCCGCCCAGCGTCCAGGCCGCCGACCCAGCCATGTGGGTCAAGAGCCGGCAGTTCACGGGTCGGATCGTCACGGTCAGCAACTCGCGGATCTTCAGCGAGCCGGTGTTCAACTACACGCGCGAGTTTCCCTACCTGTGGGAGGAGATGACCATCCCGATCACCTTCAAGGAAAAGCGAGACCTGGTCGAGCAGATCCTTCTGACTTCGGCGTCGCGCCACGGCATTGACGTCGCGCAGATCCCTTCAGAGGAGAGTGCGAGGATCCAGGCCGACTTCGGCCTGGGCCTCGAGGACATGCGTCCCCAGGTGTATTTCCGGATCACTGACAACTGGCTGGAACTGACCGTTCGCTTCCTGGTGGGCACACACAGCATCCGCAGCGCCAAGGATGCGATGAGCCGGGAGATCGTCGAGCGCTTCGAGACCGAAGGCATCGGCATCGCCTCCGCGACCTACGACATCGTCGGCTTCCCGCCCATCGAGATCCGGCGGGAACGCGCCCGTGCTTAA
- a CDS encoding isochorismatase family protein, which produces MKQALVVIDIQNEYFPGGGFVLEGAKEACRGAIEAIEHAKREGWLVVSVQHVNAPDAPAFKPDTKGVKTHASVAAALGDVPVVVQREADSFFETDLEKIVRDAGITDLYLTGMLTQHCVTHTALSPQARDMNVHIIAKGCAAPAKALSDLALQGLSARCRIA; this is translated from the coding sequence ATGAAACAAGCACTCGTCGTCATCGACATCCAGAATGAATACTTTCCTGGCGGAGGATTCGTGCTGGAAGGTGCCAAAGAAGCCTGTCGAGGCGCCATCGAAGCGATCGAGCATGCAAAACGCGAGGGATGGCTGGTCGTCAGCGTGCAGCACGTCAATGCGCCGGATGCGCCTGCTTTCAAGCCTGATACGAAAGGCGTGAAAACGCATGCCAGCGTTGCCGCCGCGCTTGGGGACGTTCCCGTCGTCGTGCAAAGGGAAGCCGACAGCTTCTTCGAGACCGATCTGGAAAAGATCGTGCGTGACGCCGGCATCACGGACCTCTACCTCACGGGCATGCTGACGCAGCACTGCGTCACCCATACCGCACTGTCCCCGCAAGCACGCGACATGAACGTTCACATCATTGCCAAAGGCTGCGCTGCGCCTGCCAAAGCATTGAGTGACTTGGCCTTGCAGGGTCTGAGCGCTCGGTGTCGAATAGCATAA
- a CDS encoding sigma-70 family RNA polymerase sigma factor codes for MRAQDEAAIVACIPGLRRYARGLVSDATRADDLVQDTLERAWSRFSLWQKRGDVRAWMFGIMHNHFIDGVRARGSRPEDSAGDDLPEIPQRASQSDGIEVRDLDRVLQRLPVEQREVLLLIAVEEMSYAEAATALGVPIGTVMSRLARGRDKLRQELQGRAPSAQAVAPLRRIK; via the coding sequence ATGCGCGCACAGGACGAAGCCGCGATCGTCGCTTGCATTCCCGGCCTGCGCCGTTACGCGCGCGGGCTGGTGTCGGACGCCACGCGCGCCGACGACCTGGTGCAGGACACGTTGGAGCGGGCGTGGAGCCGGTTCTCGCTCTGGCAGAAACGCGGAGACGTCCGGGCCTGGATGTTCGGCATCATGCACAACCATTTCATCGACGGCGTACGCGCCAGGGGCAGCCGACCCGAGGACAGCGCGGGTGACGACCTGCCCGAAATCCCGCAGCGCGCCAGCCAGTCCGACGGCATCGAAGTCCGCGACCTGGACCGCGTCCTGCAGCGGCTGCCCGTGGAGCAACGCGAGGTGCTGCTGCTCATCGCGGTCGAGGAAATGAGCTACGCAGAAGCCGCCACCGCGCTCGGCGTGCCCATCGGCACGGTGATGTCCCGGCTGGCGCGCGGCCGCGACAAGCTGCGGCAGGAACTGCAAGGCCGCGCGCCGTCAGCCCAAGCGGTCGCACCCCTGCGCAGGATCAAGTGA
- a CDS encoding MBL fold metallo-hydrolase, whose amino-acid sequence MKVLNVLRVTAALGSIGMIVACGTAYSSNSASSVPAPTAATVVQLQQIRNATVKIDFAGTTFLVDPMLSAKGAFPGFPNTYRSELRNPLVDLPFTADQVLESVEAVVVTHTHTDHWDEAAQKRIPKDMPIFVQNDLDAKTIRGQGFKDVRVLQDTTTFNGVKLSKTGGQHGTDLWFADPVRSEGMGPVMGVVFSAPKAKTVYVAGDTVWRPEVDQALTTHKPDVIVLNTGSALMSGFEEHPIIMGKQDALQAAKAAPKAAIVAVHMDSVNHMSLSRKELRAFLQEQKIQDRVAIPADGETMRF is encoded by the coding sequence ATGAAAGTCTTGAATGTTCTGCGTGTCACCGCCGCACTTGGCAGCATCGGCATGATCGTCGCCTGCGGCACGGCCTACTCCAGCAACAGCGCTTCAAGCGTTCCCGCTCCCACAGCGGCAACCGTCGTGCAGCTCCAGCAGATTCGCAATGCGACCGTCAAGATCGATTTCGCAGGCACCACGTTCCTGGTCGATCCGATGCTCTCAGCCAAGGGTGCATTCCCAGGTTTCCCCAACACCTACCGCAGCGAACTGCGCAATCCCCTGGTGGATCTGCCTTTCACGGCCGATCAAGTGCTCGAGAGCGTCGAAGCCGTCGTGGTGACCCACACCCACACTGACCACTGGGACGAAGCCGCACAGAAGCGCATTCCCAAAGACATGCCCATCTTTGTGCAGAACGACCTGGACGCCAAAACGATCCGTGGTCAGGGCTTCAAGGACGTGCGTGTGCTTCAAGACACCACCACGTTCAATGGCGTGAAGCTGAGCAAGACCGGTGGCCAGCATGGCACCGACCTGTGGTTTGCGGATCCCGTACGTTCAGAGGGCATGGGCCCGGTCATGGGCGTCGTGTTCTCGGCGCCCAAGGCCAAGACGGTCTATGTGGCCGGTGACACCGTCTGGCGTCCAGAGGTGGACCAGGCCCTGACGACTCACAAGCCGGACGTCATCGTCCTGAACACCGGCAGTGCCCTCATGAGCGGCTTCGAGGAGCACCCGATCATCATGGGCAAGCAGGACGCCCTCCAAGCTGCCAAGGCAGCGCCCAAGGCGGCCATCGTGGCGGTGCACATGGATTCGGTGAATCACATGTCGCTCAGCCGCAAAGAACTGCGCGCTTTTTTGCAGGAGCAAAAGATTCAGGATCGCGTGGCCATTCCTGCGGATGGCGAGACGATGCGGTTCTGA